The Dermacentor albipictus isolate Rhodes 1998 colony chromosome 2, USDA_Dalb.pri_finalv2, whole genome shotgun sequence genome has a segment encoding these proteins:
- the LOC135903186 gene encoding sulfotransferase ssu-1-like: MARRKPHTQLIDGVPRDPNYDAELFRSSLNFRARSKDLVVFTYPKSGTHWLVYITQCILNGGEGVHTYEQFSDNMRYLGGTDFEGWQPALPLRLFATHVSPRRDTMNEQAKYVYLARNPWDVCVSLFHMVTNFSSYRFQDGTFDEFFDDFLEGDGAGHGSYFDHVASGYTLRNEPNVCFLTYEELLKDTGAVVLKLARFLGEHYAAHMGANQTILPKILDSCTAKKLRGLLVLDFSKPSKTLFECESRGPVTFTEGYEGDPQKYSFVRKGTIGSWKEYFSPEQLRRMEAMIQKVEKTSSVMDLWRDIRQEAIAAMQTIERGSL; encoded by the coding sequence ATGGCACGTAGGAAGCCTCATACTCAACTGATCGATGGCGTGCCCAGAGATCCCAATTACGACGCGGAACTCTTCCGGTCAAGCTTGAACTTTCGCGCCCGAAGCAAGGACCTCGTTGTATTCACTTATCCAAAGAGCGGCACTCACTGGTTGGTGTACATCACCCAGTGCATTCTTAATGGAGGCGAAGGCGTCCACACCTACGAACAGTTTTCGGACAACATGAGATACCTGGGTGGCACGGATTTCGAAGGGTGGCAGCCCGCTCTTCCCCTGCGCCTTTTCGCTACCCACGTGTCCCCGCGGAGAGACACCATGAACGAGCAGGCGAAATACGTCTACTTAGCTCGGAACCCGTGGGACGTTTGCGTTTCGCTTTTTCACATGGTGACAAACTTTAGCTCGTACCGCTTTCAGGACGGCACGTTCGACGAGTTTTTCGATGACTTTTTGGAAGGAGACGGTGCCGGTCATGGAAGCTACTTCGACCACGTGGCTTCTGGGTACACACTTAGAAACGAGCCGAACGTCTGCTTTCTCACTTACGAGGAGCTTTTGAAGGACACTGGAGCCGTAGTTTTAAAACTGGCTCGGTTTCTGGGGGAACACTACGCTGCACATATGGGAGCGAATCAAACTATATTGCCGAAGATACTGGACAGTTGCACGGCCAAGAAACTGAGGGGCCTCCTCGTCCTCGATTTTAGTAAACCGTCGAAAACCTTGTTTGAATGTGAGTCCCGCGGGCCGGTGACATTCACGGAAGGTTACGAAGGTGATCCCCAAAAGTACAGTTTTGTGAGGAAAGGTACAATCGGCAGTTGGAAGGAGTACTTCTCGCCTGAACAATTGCGTCGGATGGAAGCTATGATACAGAAGGTGGAAAAGACGTCTTCGGTTATGGACCTCTGGAGGGATATAAGGCAAGAGGCTATCGCGGCCATGCAAACCATCGAAAGAGGAAGCTTGTGA